The Glycine soja cultivar W05 chromosome 8, ASM419377v2, whole genome shotgun sequence genome has a window encoding:
- the LOC114422422 gene encoding F-box/kelch-repeat protein At1g80440-like — MELISGLPEDVARDCLIRVSYQQFPTVASVCKLWKSEIHAPEFHRQRRSTKHTQKVIAMVQAHVEPGTGSTKRVKNPVYWLSVFEPETGNWSKIPPPPEFYSGLPMFCQLVSVGYDLVVLGGLDPNSWEASNSVFVYNFLSAKWRRGTDMPGGRRMFFSCASDSEGTVFVAGGHDNEKNALRSALAYDVSSDRWVVLPDMAAERDECKGVFSRGRFVAVGGYPTETQGRFVKSAEAFDPATRSWSEVKDFLDCATCPRTFVDGGDDEGVFLCSGEDLIALRGDTWQKMASLPGEIRNVSYVGAFDGTLVLIGSSGYGEVHVAYAFDVKSCNGRKLESPEGFRGHVQTGCVLEI; from the coding sequence ATGGAGTTAATTTCGGGATTGCCAGAGGATGTTGCCCGAGACTGTTTAATTCGGGTTTCGTATCAACAGTTTCCAACGGTGGCGTCAGTGTGCAAACTCTGGAAATCGGAGATTCACGCGCCGGAGTTCCATCGTCAACGGCGTAGCACAAAGCACACCCAGAAGGTCATAGCGATGGTTCAAGCACACGTAGAACCGGGAACCGGTTCGACCAAGCGCGTGAAGAACCCGGTTTACTGGCTCAGCGTGTTCGAACCGGAAACGGGTAACTGGAGTAAGATTCCACCACCACCGGAATTTTATTCGGGGCTACCCATGTTCTGTCAGTTAGTGAGTGTCGGGTACGATCTGGTTGTGTTGGGTGGGTTGGACCCGAATTCGTGGGAAGCATCaaattctgtttttgtttataatttcttgTCGGCCAAGTGGCGCCGCGGGACGGACATGCCGGGTGGGCGCCGCATGTTCTTCTCGTGCGCGTCAGATTCCGAGGGGACAGTTTTTGTCGCCGGCGGACACGACAATGAGAAGAACGCGCTGCGGTCTGCGCTGGCCTACGATGTTTCCTCGGACCGGTGGGTTGTGCTTCCCGACATGGCGGCGGAGCGCGACGAGTGCAAGGGCGTTTTCAGCCGCGGGAGGTTTGTCGCCGTCGGCGGTTACCCGACGGAGACGCAGGGAAGGTTCGTGAAGAGTGCGGAGGCGTTCGATCCGGCCACGAGGAGCTGGAGTGAAGTGAAGGACTTCTTGGATTGCGCCACGTGTCCGAGAACCTTCGTGGACGGTGGCGATGACGAGGGGGTGTTCTTGTGCAGCGGCGAGGACTTGATTGCCCTTCGTGGGGACACGTGGCAGAAGATGGCGTCCCTCCCGGGGGAGATACGAAACGTGTCGTACGTTGGGGCGTTTGATGGGACGCTGGTGTTGATTGGATCCAGCGGCTATGGTGAAGTCCACGTGGCTTATGCGTTCGATGTGAAGAGTTGCAATGGGAGGAAACTGGAGAGCCCAGAGGGGTTCAGGGGCCATGTCCAAACTGGGTGTGTTTTGGAGATTTAG